The sequence TGTTATTGCAGTTCAGGCGTTCTTTGTGAAAGGATTCCTTCCCAAGGGAGTGAATTCAACCATATTAGCTTTGATTCCGAAAAAAACAGAAGCTACTGAAATGAAGGACTACAGACCGATCTCTTGCTGTAATGTTCTCTACAAAGTCATATCGAAGATTATTGCGAATCGACTAAAGCGTCTTCTCCCCCAGTTTATCTCAGCAAACCAGTCAGCTTTTGTTAGTGAGAGACTCTTGATTGAAAATCTCCTGCTCGCTACTGAAATTGTCAAGGATTACCATAAGGACAATATATCATCTCGATGTGCCATCAAGATTGATATCTCCAAGGCTTTTGACTCTGTCCAATGGCCTTTCCTCCTTAATACTCTCAGAGCTATGAACTTTCCTCATCAGTTCATTCACTGGATCTCTTTATGCATATCAACGCCATCTTTCTCAGTTCAAGTTAATGGAGAGCTGTCTGGTTATTTCCAGAGCAAGAGGGGACTTCGACAGGGATGCTCTCTTTCTCCGTACCTGTTCGTCATTGTTATGGATGTTCTATCTAAACTTCTAGACAAGGCGGCAAGCACTCAAAATTTTGGCTATCATCCTCGCTGCAAAAGTCTAAACCTGACCCACCTGACGTTTGCAGATGATCTTATGGTAGTCACAGATGGGAAAGTGCGATCTGTAGAAGGAATAGTTGACGTGTTTGACAAGTTTGCAAAATATTCAGGCCTGAGAATTAGTATGGAAAAGTCGACCATGTACTTGGGAGGGGTAACAGAAGACATCCAGATGGAGCTGGAGAATAAATTTCATTTCAAAACAGATAAACTTCCGGTGCGCTACTTGGGCTTACCACTAACCACCAAAAGTATGAATACTACTGATTACCAGCCTCTTATCGAGACAATAAGAACGCGAATAGGATCCTGGAAAAACCGGTACTTATCTTATGCTGGTCGACTTGAGCTTCTTGGCTCAGTTATATGGAGCATTTCCAGTTTCTGGTTATCAGCTTTTCGTCTACCGAAGGCGTGTATTCGAGAAATTGACAAGATCTGTTCGGCCTTCCTATGGTCAGGTAGTGAACTTAACCCTCGGAAAGCAAAGTTGTGTTGGGAAGAGGTTTGTCGCCCTAGAGAAGAAGGTAGGCTTGGTCTCCGTTCATTAAAAGAAATGAACAATGTTACCATCCTAAAGCTCTTCTGGAGGTTAATCTCTAACAAATCATCACTCTGGGTCAGATGGATTCACTCCACACTCCTTAAGAATGAGTCTATTTGGTCTGTCAAAGATAATGATCAAAAAGGTTCATGGATGTGGCGAAAATTTTTGAAAGTTCGAGGGCTGGCTCGGGAGTTCTGTAAAGTTGAAGTTTATAATGGGAAAGGGACATCTTTCTGGTATGACCAGTGGTCTCCTTTAGGCTGCTTGATGGATATGTTGGGAACAAGGGGTCAGATCGATACGGGAATACGGCAACATGACACGGTGCATACTGCGAGGACAAAACGTAGAAGAAGAGTCCACCGCTCAGCGGGTCTGATTCAAATTGAGAACCAGCTCCAGTGTTTATCTCGTTCTGAAGAGGAGGATGTTGTCCTTTGGAAAGGGAAACAAGATATTTACAAAGATCAGTTTCTTACTTCAGAAACTTGGAATCACATCAGAACTAAAAAAGAAAAGGTCTCTTGGCACAGAGGAATCTGGTTCACTCATGCTACACCAAAGCACAGGTTCTGTACTTGGCTAGCTATTCGCAATCGGCTCACTACGGGAGATAGGATGGTCGCCTGGAACGCTGGGATTGATGGGACCTGTGTTCTATGTATGCAGCAGCTGGAAACGAGAAACCATCTATTTTTTGGCTGCGATTACTCCTCATCACTATGGTACAAGCTGATGAATGTTTTTATGGGAAATGGTTACTCAGAAGAGTGGATGGATGTCGTACGCTTCATACAGAAACCAAACCTGGATCGAACCAGAAGCTTCCTTGTTCGTTACGTTTTTCAAGCTACAATCTACATGATTTGGCGTGAAAGAAACTGCCGCAGGCATGGTGAGAGGCCGCGATCTCCTGCAGTTCTCTTTGCCATGATTGACAGACTGGTCAAGAACAGAATTATGTCCATTCGAGCACAAGACGGGAGACTTGATTGTGCTTTCCAACTTTGGATTGGAGCTATACAAGCTTGATTCTTTATTAGGTTTTCTGTTTGCAATTTTAATATGCTAAAGTGGCTCTTGCTGTAAAAAAgtacattttttatttgaatcaaatttaacattttattcaaaaaaaaaaaaagaagatagtATTTGCGGGATCCCACTGTGTTCGTCACTAACTCCTATACTCTTTTGGTTCAATGATCTTAGTTTTTCAGCGAAAACGGTCCAGATTTTGGTAATGAAAATCCAAATCATGACAAGAGTATTACAACACCACTTGTATTATATCATCAAACAAACTAAAGAGACCAAATTCGAGACAATTACCAATCAAAGATAACCAACTATCCCGTCTTTATTCTAGTTCGATAGAGGCAACAGTAACCTAGTAGCAGCTACGGTGGTGGTGCTACTTCGTTATGTAGAGGTAGAAAAAGGTCGCTAAGAATTCTATTCTTTATCACTTTCAGAGTCTGCGTTGCTTCATTATTAGCTTCTTTATTAAATAGAGACTTCCACAAGCCGAAAAAGCTAGGCTCTATCACTTCCCTTCTAAACCCATTCGCCTCTGAAACAACCTTCCCACACCTCAACTTCTCTTCTACCTTCTTCAGTTGTTCTTCCATACTAGACATAAAGTTTCGGCCAGATGCACATCTTCCTTCTTGTCTGAGAACCAGTACAAGGACATTCAGAGATAAGATCACATCATCAAAATTCTCCCATGTTGGTATAGCAAGTCTGATTTGGACCGACAAGCCACCATTACGATATACTCCATTCTTCGGTTCGATATATTTGAAGTAGACATAATGAATGACACGAAGCACTCTTTCCAGCACGAGACTATTAGGATAAATGTACCTTCGTCCCGCATCTCTCCATAACTTATAGCAAAGCCATAACATACTACGAATGTCATCACATAACAAAAACATCGCTTGAGCTATATATAATGAAAGCTCAACTCCTAGTCGCACAACCTCGTCTTTGAGCTCCTGCTTTGCAAAATTTCTTCCTAAAATGTAAGGAGAATGTAAAGGTAGTGACTTTATCTCTATATCCCTAGTCTCACCATCAAGAGGCTTAAACAATTCCCTAAGCATCCTATTTTTTTATCTCTCTTGGTATTTCTTCTTTACCTTGTTCATCAAAGAGAGACTTCCAAAAGGGAAAAATGTTAGACTTTATTGTCTCCCTGGCAAACCCATTGGCCTCTGAAACATCTTTAGCAGACCTCAATTTACCCTCTAGATTCTTCAGCTCTTGCTTGTATTTTGCAATAGCTGACAATAGTAGCCTATCATCATAAGAGCAATCTTTTACTCTGAGAACCAAAACAAGGCGATTCAAAACTATGATACCGCAAACGAAATCATTCCACGTTGTCTTGATAAGATTCCATTGTGCTGACTTTCCTTCACCGTTCTGATATAATACTCCATTTTTCGGTTTGATATCTTTTGAGTAGATGTAATGAATAAGGAGAAACAACCTTTCTACCACAGGATTCCCTTCTGGTAGTACATATTTCCACAACGTCAAGGAGATGAACAACATAGTACGTATATCATCACACAACAGGAACATCGATTCAGCTACAGAGACAGAGAACTCAACTCCTAATCTTATAACCTCATCTTTCATGTCCTTCTTTCCAGAGGCGCTcctagaaaacaaaaatattaaatattgtaTGACTGAGCAAGCTAAGTAGGCTCTCAAGTGGAACTAAGTAACATCACTGACCCTGAAGTGTATGGATAAAATCTGAACGACGGTGGCTTGCGACGGACAACACCGGAGGTAGATTTTGATTCCATTTAGGGCTTTATCAATGatcaaaacaatataataatacaCAATTCAGAACTATAtaatcaaatacaaattttaacaGTTTCCGAACTCTAGAATCATAAAAACGTTCACTAGAAAGGCAACTCACGTCGTCGTGATGTAGACAGCAAAATATCCGGAGAATCGTTTCAAATACCTATTAGGgctgattttttgttttttgccgGAACTTAGGGAATGGATGGATATACAAGAAAAGGACTTTCTTTGTAGTCggcaaaatttgtaaatataatgATGTTGGGTTTGATTTTATTCTATTCGCATGTTTCGGCCCATTTAGTTATGGCCACTTGGTGATAGACATCATCTAGCATTCTATTCTACTGATGTGGCCGAGTGAAGGGGAGATTGTTATCGGAGAGATAACCGGGCTGAGCCTTTTAACCAAAACCAATTATCCAAACTGGAATCAACCAAATGGTCTGGTTCGGCTCGTTTTACGACCTAGGATCTAAGATATTTACCTATCAGTTCTCACTATTAGGTATAATAGATATCGATTCGGTTTTGGGTtcagttttggttttggttattATATAAAACTGATTGAACCGATTATGcatcccactatataaaaggagctaaatCCCTGGTTCCTAAGCCTTGCCACATGGACAAAAAAATTGTGAGCCAATCAATATGCCATGTCACTAACGTTTTGGACCCCATTTTCGTCCCGGTTTTGGTTTGGTCTAATATTTCGGAGTTTGGTATGATTCTCTGGTTTTGTACTTAATTTGATTAGGGATTCATCGTTATTATTCTTCCACAGTTCAACCTAGCGTCACCGTTTTTCTAATCTGTAAACTAAAGTTCTTCCTCTCATCTCTTCACCTCTCCTGTCATTCAATGTATTCTTTAAATTTGGGATAATTGTTATTCATACTAAACCCAGTAACGATGTCGACCTCTCCGTTTGCTTCACGTTAAATCTATAAATAGGAGAGGGTTGAGAGTAGAATGGATCTTCATAACCTCTGTCAGTTTGTCTTCTTTATCAAGCGTAGATTCTCAAAATGTCTTCCTCCGATGCCGTTGTTGCATAATCCGCCGTACGGATTGTTTCTGCCGGAGGAGTAAGGTGGCTGACGAGGTGGCGGTTGATTTGCACCACCGTTACTGTAACTTTTGCTCGTCTGAGGATAGCCTGACATAGCTGGAAATGAAAAGGTAAGACACTTTGCAAAAGAGATGGAAGAAGAGAATGAGTTGACCTTAAAGATCtgtttcttttagtttttgataTACTTTTTTGTTTCTACATAAATCAGGAGAAAGAAGCCAATAAAAAAGCTTTGAGGAAGTATTTAGAGTTAGTGGAGTTCTTCACCAAAGGTaatgtttcttcttttttttatattacaCCATCACTAAAACCTATCGCAACAGTTTCTGTATCAAATAGTTTGATCGGacataataatttgatttgtaCTCCTTTGTATGTTCTGGAACGCAATGTGGGTTTCGAATGTAGTTCTGGTTGCTTTGTATGAGCAGAATGACAAGCCTTCCTCTGCTTTAGAGTAAGTTCATGGACACCTACTTTGTTTCTAACCGGTGAATATTAGTTTTTAAGAGAGTACCATAACTTACTGACTTATAATCTTCTACACAGGTGATAGCTTTTATGAAATTTATCCTAATATGAGTTAGGTCAAAGAGtataatttcataatttgttTATGCTCCCCTACTATTATATCCTTCTTTGGTTTTGCTTTCAGATTCATCCAGCAAAAGCTAGGAGGTCCTTCAGTTTCTGATTACAAGAAGCTTCAATCTGAGAAGTCTGACCTTCAAATAAAGGACAATGAGGTTTTTGCTAAACA comes from Brassica rapa cultivar Chiifu-401-42 chromosome A02, CAAS_Brap_v3.01, whole genome shotgun sequence and encodes:
- the LOC117132025 gene encoding uncharacterized protein LOC117132025 — protein: MLRELFKPLDGETRDIEIKSLPLHSPYILGRNFAKQELKDEVVRLGVELSLYIAQAMFLLCDDIRSMLWLCYKLWRDAGRRYIYPNSLVLERVLRVIHYVYFKYIEPKNGVYRNGGLSVQIRLAIPTWENFDDVILSLNVLVLVLRQEGRCASGRNFMSSMEEQLKKVEEKLRCGKVVSEANGFRREVIEPSFFGLWKSLFNKEANNEATQTLKVIKNRILSDLFLPLHNEVAPPP
- the LOC103855069 gene encoding uncharacterized protein LOC103855069 — its product is MESKSTSGVVRRKPPSFRFYPYTSGSASGKKDMKDEVIRLGVEFSVSVAESMFLLCDDIRTMLFISLTLWKYVLPEGNPVVERLFLLIHYIYSKDIKPKNGVLYQNGEGKSAQWNLIKTTWNDFVCGIIVLNRLVLVLRVKDCSYDDRLLLSAIAKYKQELKNLEGKLRSAKDVSEANGFARETIKSNIFPFWKSLFDEQGKEEIPREIKK
- the LOC103855118 gene encoding uncharacterized protein LOC103855118; this encodes MSTSPFASHSQNVFLRCRCCIIRRTDCFCRRSKVADEVAVDLHHRYFDLKDLFLLVFDILFCFYINQEKEANKKALRKYLELVEFFTKVLVALYEQNDKPSSALEFIQQKLGGPSVSDYKKLQSEKSDLQIKDNEVFAKHQGTLRENFYMIGWNGNGVYRVLKIDQLDASELNLSEDFTAYTKKECYELLKRIHKENKATGGLKFVTLCYGIIGFIKFLGPYYMLVIT